Genomic DNA from Clostridium sp. BJN0013:
TACTATGGATTGCAAGAAGTGGTGCAGCATGGCGTGATTTACCAGAACGCTTCGGTTCATGGAAAACTGTATACAGTCGTTTTTGTAAGTGGCGTAACGATGGTACTTTATTAACAATTTTTAAAGAGTTAACCTCAGATGCAGATTATGAAAATTTAAGCATTGATTCAACATGTATAAAAGCCCACCAGCACAGTGCTGGTGCTAAAAAGGGGCTGTAAACAGCGAAACAAAACAGCATATTGGACTGAGTCGCGGCGGACATACAACAAAAATTCATGCAGTTGTTGATGGACTTGGCAATCCAATCTATTTTCAATTATCATCTGGCAATCTACACGACAGTACACAGGCCGTAGATGTTCTTTCCAACGTTGATATAGAAGGCAGCAATATCCTGGCAGATAAGGCATATGGCACAAATGAAATTAGAGAATATATTACTTCAAAGAAATCCTCATATACTATTCCACCAAAATCAAATGTAAGAGAACCATGGAATTGTGACTGGTGGCTGTACAAGGAACGTCATTTAGTTGAATGTTTCTTTAACAAAATCAAACATTTTAGAAGAATTGCAACTCGTTATGACAAGCTTGCTGATTCTTTCCTTGCTTTTGTTTATATTGCTGCTATTTTTATTTTATCTAAGTAATTTATTGTTGCATTGTTTTCAGACACACTCTAATCTACTTACAGTATTCAACTTCCCATTTATGTATCATTTCTGTATTCTAAAATATCACCTGGTTGGCATTCCAAAGCTTTGCATATTGCCTCTAAAGTTGAAAATCTAATAGCTTTTGCCTTTCCATTCTTTAGTATAGAGATGTTTGCCATGGTTATTCCAACCTTCTCTGTAAGTTCTGTTACACTCATTTTCCTTTTAGCCAGCATCACATCAATATTGATTATAATTGCCATGTTATTCACCTCATATCGTTAAATCATTTTCTGATTTTATATCAATAGCATCTTGTAAAAGCCTTTGAAGAACAGCAGCAAAGACTCCAACCACAATTGAGGCAAAAATAAAAATAACTGGGAATCCCATGAAGCCTGGAGCGTCGTCTGCATCCGCTATAGGAACTACGAATGGTATGAGTACTGCATATATAATACTGATTGTGATTGCACAGTATTTTATATTCTTTAAAGCCTTTATAGATAATTCCGAGAAAGCTTTGTTCTTGTCAATATAGCTTAAAAGCTTTAAAGCCTGATATAGAGCAAAGAAAAATGTTATTGCCGATGCATACACACCTATTAAAATGGGATAGTGCAAATAATCTGCAACTAAAGGCAACCAAAATATACACAAAGCAAGAACCGGAATTCCAATAAGAAAAACAGCTATCCTTAAGAAAATTGTTGAACATCGTTTCATAAAAAGCACCTCACTTTTAATTTATGTATAGGATAACATATTTTTTACTGTTTATCAATAAATATTTATTGATTTTTATATAGAGTTAAAGGGTTGCAATCCGATTTACAATTGAGCTTCAAGAAAAAAACAGTCAGGTTCCATCTTAATGTACTCAAAACACTAATTTATATATAAAAAGATATTACATTTAAAATTAATAATAATTTTAAATGTAATATCTTATACTTTTTGTGGTTTCAATAGCCTCAAATACCCTTGTATAATCTTTTTTAAGCTATGATTATATTATCTTGTTTTATTATTTACTTGGTCTTGGATGTTTTACCTGAGCCTGAGCTGCCGCTAATCTTGCTACCGGAACTCTAAAAGGAGAACAAGATACATAATCAAGCCCTACATTGTGGAAAAATTCTACTGAAGAAGGATCTCCGCCATGTTCTCCACATATTCCAAGATGTATATCTGGCCTTGTTTTTTTACCTAACTGTACAGACATTTCAACCAGCTTTCCTACTCCAACCTGATCTAATTTTTCAAATGGATCAAATTCATACACTTTTTTTTCATAATAATCATTTAGGAATTTACCTGCATCATCTCTTGAGAATCCAAAAGTCATTTGAGTTAAGTCATTAGTACCAAAGGAAAAAAATTCTGCTTCTTTGGCTATTTCATCTGCTGTAATGGCAGCCCTTGGAATTTCTATCATAGTTCCAATTTTATACTTTAAATCTACTTTTTCTTTTTGTATTATTTCATCTGCTATTTTTACAACTATATCCTTAACATATTTTAACTCTTTTATTTCTCCTACAAGAGGTATCATTATCTCAGGCACTATATTATACCCTTTTCTTTTCTTAACATCTATAGCCGCTTCAATAATAGCCCTAGTCTGCATCTCTGCTATTTCAGGATATGAAACAGTCAATCTACAGCCTCTATGTCCCATCATAGGATTAAATTCATGCAGTGATTCTATAGTATCCTTTAATTCCTGAAAACTTATATCCATATCCTCAGCTAAATTTTTTATATCCTCAGTTTCACTTGGAAGAAACTCATGTAACGGCGGATCTAAAAATCTAATTGTCACAGGTTTATCTTCCATGGCTTCATATATCCCAATAAAGTCTCCCTTCTGTCTTGGAAGCAATTTATTTAACGCTTTTCTTCTTTGTTCTTCCGTTTTTGACACTATCATTTCTCTTACTTCCGATATTCTGTCTTCATCAAAAAACATATGCTCTGTCCTACAAAGCCCTATTCCCTGCGCTCCAAATTCAATAGCCTGCTTAGCATCTTTTGGTGTATCCGCATTTGTCCTAACCTTTAAATATCTTATATTATCTGCCCAATCCATAAAAATTTCAAAATATCCCGATATCTCAGGTGACACTGTTTTTATAGCTTCTCCATATACATTGCCGGTACTTCCGTCTAATGATATGTAGTCTCCCTCTTTATAAGTTTTATTTAAACTGCGGAGACTTTTGGTACTTTCATCTATGATTAAGCCACCACATCCAGCTACACAACAAGTTCCCATACCTCTAGCTACAACAGCAGCATGGGATGTCATTCCTCCTCTAATAGTAAGTATTCCTTCTGAAGCTGCCATTCCTTCAATATCCTCTGGAGATGTCTCAAGTCTTACAAGTATTACTTTTTCACCTTCATCATGGTGTCTTTTAGCATCTTCCGCTGTAAAATATATTTTACCACAAGCAGCTCCTGGAGATGCTGGAAGCCCTTTAGCTATTACAGTTGCTTTTTTTAATTCCTCACTATGAAAATTAGGATGAAGCAAGGTATCTAATTGTTTAGGCTCTACTTTAAGTATAGCTTCCTTTTTAGTAATAAGCCCTTCTTCCACCATATCCACTGCTATTTTAAGAGCAGCTTGAGCTGTTCTTTTCCCATTTCTAGTCTGAAGAAAATACAAAGTACCCTGCTCTATAGTAAACTCCATATCTTGCATATCCTTATAGTGACTCTCTAATTTTTGAGCTATATCCATAAATTCAGAGTAACACTCTGGAAGATCCTCTTTTAACTTAGTTATAGGTTCCGGTGTTCTTATACCTGCAACTACATCTTCTCCTTGTGCATTTATAAGATACTCGCCAAATATAGATTTTTCTCCTGTAGCAGGATTCCTGGTAAAAGCAACTCCTGTACCTGAAGTTTCTCCCATATTTCCAAATACCATAGATTGAACATTTACTGCAGTTCCCCATTTACCTGAAATATCATTAAGTCTTCTATAAACTACAGCCCTTGGATTTTCCCAAGAGTTAAAGACAGCTGTAACAGATTGAATCAGTTGTTCCTGTGGTTCTTGTGGAAAATCTTTTCCTATTTCATTTTTATAAAGATCTTTAAACTTTTTAATTATATTAATTAAATCAGATGAATCTAAATCCTTATCAAATTCAACACCTTTTGCATCCTTGGTACTTTCTAGTATATCTTCAAATTTCCTCTTTTCAATGCCCTTAACTACATCGGAAAACATCTGAATAAATCTTCTATAGGAATCATAAGCGAATCTTTCATTACCTGTTAATTTAGCCAGTCCTTTTACAGTATCATCATTCAGTCCTAAATTCAATATAGTATCCATCATTCCAGGCATAGAAACTCTGGCCCCTGATCTTACTGAAACTAAAAGCGGATTTTCTATACTTCCAAATTTTTTACCTGTAGTCTCCTCTATACCTTTTAATGAAGCATAAATTTGATCTATAATATATGATGATATTACTTTTCCATCTTCATAGTATTTAATACATGCTTCTGTAGATATAGTAAATCCAGCTGGAACAGGTATTCCCAAATTTGTCATTTCAGCTAAATTAGCCCCTTTGCCCCCTAACAAATTTTTCATGCTAGCATTTCCTTCATTAAAGAGATACACATACTTTTTATTTTCCATAGGACATATTCTCCTTTATTTACAATATTTTACATATAATTTTATACATATGAGCAGATAATTAAACTGCTCACTGGCTCTATTTATTTTCCCCTATTTTTACAAAAAGTCTTGTTATATTTGTCTTTGAAACTTTTCCTATAATTTTAAGAATTTCATTATTTGATTCGTCATAAGATCTTTCTACCACGGGAAGACTATCTACCTCATGTTCCATTATCTTCTGAGCTGCCAAATATGCAGCATCTTCTTTTTCTACAAACACTATGTTGGGCATTCTAGTCATTATTATACCCACTGGTATTTTATGCATATCACTACTTCCTATAGCTATCTTTAAGAAATCCTTTCTTGAAACAGCTCCTGTAAGAATCCCTTTATTCTCTATAAACAAAGTTCCTACATCATTTAAAAACAAATATACTATGGCATCATACACTGTAGTATTCTCATCCAACATTACAGGTTTTGACATTATATCCTTTACTTTTATATTCATAATATAATCATATACTAAACTGTATGAAGGTTTTTTAGAATATATATATCCTACCTTAGGTTTTGCCTCTAATATACCTGTCATAGTAAGTATAGCTAAATCCGGTCTGAGTGCCGCCCTTGTAACATTTAATTTATTTGCAAGCTGTTCACTAGTTATAGGCGCATGTTCCTTTACCAATTCTATTATTTTCTCTTGCCTTGATGATAGTTTAATGATGTCCACCCTCTCTCTCTATAGTAAATTAAATAATTGTGCAAGCATTTACTAAGAGGAATTTAGTATAAGTTTCCAAAGTTATATTCCCTATAAGTTATTATACCATATATATGTGGGTGAATAGTATATGATTTCATTCTTTACTGAAAATTGTCATTATAATTAAAACTATTACTATCCATATTTACACAAACAATAGTCTTTAATACAGCTGTCTTTGATATATATTATAAATATAATATTTACTCTTTGTGTTCCTTATTATCCCTGCCATACTCTTTTTCTTCCTCATCTATATCATCAAACTTTACAGTATATTTATATGTGTTCTTATCCTCTTCTTTTTCTTTATTGGAGAATTTATCCTTAACTGAAGAGGCTGCATCATATACCTTATCTTTCATGTCATTTACTGTATTTCTAACCCCATTTTTTATTATCTTATTCACTACTTCTACTGTCCCATCATCTTTCGTTATTTCTATAGTTACTTTAGTAATTACAGCGGTCAATATACCTATAGCTATCAGTGGTGGCCATATGAGAGCTGTTAAAGTTGCTGCAATGCCTGCATTTACAGGAATATCTACTACTACTCTGTCATCTTTTTTTATTTTTATCCTATTTACATTTCCCTTATTCACTAAATCTTTTAGCCATTGTAGAAATTCATCCTTTGTTGTATACAAATTATCTTTATAAGATTTTTTATTCTGTTCTATATATATAAGTGCATCAACTACATTGGCATCACAAAATTCCAATGCCTCTTTTGCCTCGGAATAGGTTACTCCAGTTCTTTCTCTTATAATATCAATTTTTTCTAATGTTACTTCACTCATATTTTTCTCTCCTTTTTTAGACTTTATTCTTTTCAAAACTTATAAGATTCCTTAAAATATTTAAACTTTTAGGTTTCCTAAAATAATTTTGAGAAATAATAAGTGTCAAAACTTTATATAATTCTTCTTTCACTTCTTTAGTTAAAACAACCCTATACACATTTTCCATAGAAATATTAGACAGGTACTTTAATGCACTACAGGTAGGATAACTTATATGCATGCTGTTTTTTTTATCACATTCCCTACAAATCCCTCCTAAATACTGAAGATGTAGATATTCAAAAGATGTAATTTTTTTTCTGCATAAAGCACAATAATCAAAATTAAGTCCATATCCTGTAGTTTTTAAAATTTTCAACTCAAAAGTTCTTGCTAAAGTTTCAATATCTACTGCGTGACTCCTTATAAGATAAAAAGAAGTAGCTAAATACCTAAAAAGTTCCCTGCTACTCTCCCCATCATCCATTGCTATATCTGTAAGTTCACAAAAATAAGAAGCATAAGTTAAGTCAGTTAAATCATTCAATAAATCTTGAAATGAATCTATTAAACTGCTCTCATTTATCACATACAAACTTTTTCCTTTATAAACCACATAATCTCCATAACAAAATTGAAGAGTAGTAGAAAATAGCGGACTTCTGGTCTTTTTAGAACCTTTAGCTATAGTAGATATTTTACCAAGTTTTTCAGTAAAAAGCCATACTAACTTATCTGATTCTTTTATATCCTGTGTCTTTATAATTATAGCTCTAGTTTTAAATATAGCCAGAAAATCATCCCCCATTTTAATTTAGTATATCCTTTATTTAAAAATAAATTTCTATATTAACTTATTTATATCCTAACTCTTTTAACAACCTATCACTGTCTCTCCATTCTTTTTTAACCTTAACCCAAACCTCTAAATAAACCTTTGAATCCAAAAATTTTTCAATATCTTCTCTGGCATAAGTAGATATTTTTTTTAACATAGTTCCTTTTTTTCCTATTATTATTCCCTTATGAGATTCTTTTTCACAAAGTATAGTAGCCTCTATATTATACAATCCCTTAGAATTTTTTTTCATAGAGAGTATATCTACAGCTATACCATGAGGCACTTCTTTTGAAAGAAGTCTAAGCGCTTTTTCTCTTATAATCTCGCTTACTACAAATTTTTCCTGTTTATCTGTAATCATATCATCCGGATAATATTTAGGTCCCTCCGGCATATACTTTACCATAAGTTCTACAAGTTCCTTCACATTTTTTTGTTTTAATGCAGATATTGGTATAATTTCAGCAAAATCAAAAATCTCTGAATAATTTTTTAAAGTCTCAGCTACTTTTTCCTGTGGATTTTCGTCTATCTTATTTACCACTAAAAATACAGGTATATTTTCTTTTTTAAGTTGTTCTAAAATATATCTGTCTCCTTTTCCAACTTCTACATCAGGAGTTATTAAAAAGAGTATTAAATCCACATCCTTAACAGAATTTTCCGCAATTTTCACCATATAATTTCCAAGCTTATGTTTAGGTTTATGTATACCTGGCGTATCTACAAAAATCAGCTGAAAATCATCTCTAGTCAAAATAGTCTGTATACTATTTCTGGTAGTCTGTGGTTTACAAGATACAATAGATAGTTTTTCTCCCATAATACTGTTTAACAATGTAGATTTTCCTACATTAGGTCTTCCTACGATTGTAATAAATCCTGATTTAATCATAAACTTTCTCCCTATTTTCCAAATGTTTTTTTATAAATGCATATGGTAAAATTTCTTCTAACTTTTTTACTATATACTCATTCTCATTCTTCACCAATATAATTTCCATATCTTTCTGCGCGAACTCTGAAATTACTTGTCTGCATATGCCACAGGGATAAGTATAGTCTTTATTCGATCCTACTATTGCAATAGCCTTTAAATCCCCATGTCCTTCCGAAATAGCCTTAAATATAGCAGTTCTCTCTGCACAATTAGTAGCTCCATAAGAGGCATTTTCTATATTGCAACCCGTATATAAACTTCCATCTCCCGTTAGTACAGCTGCTCCAACTTTAAATTTAGAATAAGGAGCATAGGCAAGTTTTTTCGCAGCAACAGCTTCAGAAATCAACTTCTTATAATCCATATTATTCCTCCCTGAAAATATAGACTTTACACTTAAATAAACCTTCCTATCCAAATATCCTAAAAAGAAAGACCGTTATTAAAGTTCCAAATATTCCTCCATAAATCACCTCCATTACAGAATGGGCTTCCGAATCTACTCTGCTCTGTGCTACTATAAAAGCTAAAAGGTAACTTAAAATAACTACTGCTAATTGTCCTGTTATTAAAGCTATGATAGTAGCTATGGAAAAAGCTAGGGCACTGTGTCCACTTGGCATGCCTCCTTTAAGGGGAGTACCCTCTCCAAAGACAGCTTTTACACCTATAGTAGCTATACATACCACTGTCAATATTATAAATATAGTATAAGGACTTGTACTTTTAACTTTTTTCATAACTATAAAATTGATATACTCTAATTTATCTCCAAATACTATATATCCTACAGCTATAGCATTTGCCGCAGTAATCAGTACTGCTCCTGCCGCTACATTTTTTGCAATTTTCACCAGTGGGTGATAATAATTGGTAGTAGCATCTATTGCAAATTCTACCGCTGTATTAAAAAGTTCAGCTGTAATAACCATACTTATAGTTATTATTATGGCTAGTATTTCTGATTTACTTAGGTCATAAAAAAAACATATAATCAACACTAAAAGAGCTACTGTCATGTGTATTCTCATATTTCTCTGGGTTCTAACAGAATATATTATACCCTCAATAGCATAGTTAAAACTATCCAATAACTTTTTTACCTTCATGACTACTCCTCATTTTATCAAATTAAAATTTACATAGTGCTACATAATCATAATTTAACCTTCTTTAGAATGTATTCTTCCCTTTGCCTCATAATTTTTTTATCAATATGCTCTATATGATCATATCCTAAAAGATGAAGCACTGAATGCACTATTAAATAACAAGTCTCTCTAAAAAATGAATGTCTAAATTCTTTACTTTGTTCTTCACATTTTTCAAGGGATATAACAATATCTCCCAGTACTAAATTTCCATCATTCATATCATATTCAGGAAATTTATGATTTAAGTAAACCTCTTTAAATACTTTGCCTTCTGGATATTCCAACATAGGAAAGGACAAAACATCAGTTATTTTATCTATACTTCTATTTTCTCTATTTATATTTTTTATATTCTCATTATCTACAAATACAACACTTATTTCACAGGGAAGATTCACTTTCTCTTCCTTTAAAGCACATTCTATACTACTTGTAACAATCTTTTCAAGCTCTTCCGTCACTTCTATTTTATCCTGTCTGTTATCTAAAAAAATCATTTTTTTCCTCCCTGTCTTAATACGTTAAATTTTTGTAATTGTGCCACATGTTTTTTAGAAAACTTATCCTCCGGGTATTCTATTCTATGGTGATATATACCAATTAGCACTGTCAAAAAAGCTTTTTTTATTCTACTTATATCTCTTAAAGTAAGGTCACAATCATCAAGCTGTCCCTCATTTAACCTATCCTTAAATATATTATCTATCATCTGTGTAATTTTAGCCTCATCAGGTTCATTTATAGATCTTACCGCCGCTTCCACTCCATCAGCTAACATTATTATACCTGATTCTTTTGTTTTAGGGATAGGTCCTGAATATTTAAAATCCTCTTCATTTATATTTTCAATTTCTTTGCTTGAATTTTTCATAGTTAAATAAAAATACTTTACAATAGACGTACCATGATGTTCTTCTATAATATCTTTTATTATCTTAGGTAGTTTATACTCTTTGGCCATCTCAGAACCATCTTTCACATGAGATATTATTATTAAAGTACTCAGATTAGGTGTTAATTTATCATGTGGATTATCTTTGCCTAATTGGTTTTCCTTGAAAAAATAGGGCCTTTTTATTTTACCTATATCATGATAATAAGCTGCCACTCTAGCTAAAAGAGAATTACCCCCTACTTCTTCTGCAACCACTTCTGCTAAATTCCCTACCATTATACTGTGATGATAAGTTCCAGGTGCCTCCATGAGCAATCTTTTTAAAAGCGGTGCATTAGGATTTGAAAGTTCTAGAAGTTTTATAGTGGTTACTATATCAAATGCACTTTCAAATAAAGGTAAAAATCCTATAACTAAAATTCCAGAAACTATACTTGCACTTCCAGTATATATACCTTTTTGAACCACATCCAGTATATTACTACTAAGCAAAAATCCCATGGAAAAAGTAAGTGTAATATTTATAATAAATACATACAAAGAAGCAATTAATATATCATTTCTCTGCTGCATTTTCTTAAGTATAATAGAACCTACTACTGAATTCACAATAGCTAGCATAGTTATATCTAAATTGAAGCCTAATGCCACATTTATCAAAACACAATTCAATACACTTAAGGTTAAAGATATTCTATGATTAACTAATAACG
This window encodes:
- a CDS encoding helix-turn-helix domain-containing protein, with product MAIIINIDVMLAKRKMSVTELTEKVGITMANISILKNGKAKAIRFSTLEAICKALECQPGDILEYRNDT
- a CDS encoding DUF2975 domain-containing protein produces the protein MKRCSTIFLRIAVFLIGIPVLALCIFWLPLVADYLHYPILIGVYASAITFFFALYQALKLLSYIDKNKAFSELSIKALKNIKYCAITISIIYAVLIPFVVPIADADDAPGFMGFPVIFIFASIVVGVFAAVLQRLLQDAIDIKSENDLTI
- the ppdK gene encoding pyruvate, phosphate dikinase: MENKKYVYLFNEGNASMKNLLGGKGANLAEMTNLGIPVPAGFTISTEACIKYYEDGKVISSYIIDQIYASLKGIEETTGKKFGSIENPLLVSVRSGARVSMPGMMDTILNLGLNDDTVKGLAKLTGNERFAYDSYRRFIQMFSDVVKGIEKRKFEDILESTKDAKGVEFDKDLDSSDLINIIKKFKDLYKNEIGKDFPQEPQEQLIQSVTAVFNSWENPRAVVYRRLNDISGKWGTAVNVQSMVFGNMGETSGTGVAFTRNPATGEKSIFGEYLINAQGEDVVAGIRTPEPITKLKEDLPECYSEFMDIAQKLESHYKDMQDMEFTIEQGTLYFLQTRNGKRTAQAALKIAVDMVEEGLITKKEAILKVEPKQLDTLLHPNFHSEELKKATVIAKGLPASPGAACGKIYFTAEDAKRHHDEGEKVILVRLETSPEDIEGMAASEGILTIRGGMTSHAAVVARGMGTCCVAGCGGLIIDESTKSLRSLNKTYKEGDYISLDGSTGNVYGEAIKTVSPEISGYFEIFMDWADNIRYLKVRTNADTPKDAKQAIEFGAQGIGLCRTEHMFFDEDRISEVREMIVSKTEEQRRKALNKLLPRQKGDFIGIYEAMEDKPVTIRFLDPPLHEFLPSETEDIKNLAEDMDISFQELKDTIESLHEFNPMMGHRGCRLTVSYPEIAEMQTRAIIEAAIDVKKRKGYNIVPEIMIPLVGEIKELKYVKDIVVKIADEIIQKEKVDLKYKIGTMIEIPRAAITADEIAKEAEFFSFGTNDLTQMTFGFSRDDAGKFLNDYYEKKVYEFDPFEKLDQVGVGKLVEMSVQLGKKTRPDIHLGICGEHGGDPSSVEFFHNVGLDYVSCSPFRVPVARLAAAQAQVKHPRPSK
- a CDS encoding helix-turn-helix transcriptional regulator, with translation MDIIKLSSRQEKIIELVKEHAPITSEQLANKLNVTRAALRPDLAILTMTGILEAKPKVGYIYSKKPSYSLVYDYIMNIKVKDIMSKPVMLDENTTVYDAIVYLFLNDVGTLFIENKGILTGAVSRKDFLKIAIGSSDMHKIPVGIIMTRMPNIVFVEKEDAAYLAAQKIMEHEVDSLPVVERSYDESNNEILKIIGKVSKTNITRLFVKIGENK
- a CDS encoding DUF4342 domain-containing protein, coding for MSEVTLEKIDIIRERTGVTYSEAKEALEFCDANVVDALIYIEQNKKSYKDNLYTTKDEFLQWLKDLVNKGNVNRIKIKKDDRVVVDIPVNAGIAATLTALIWPPLIAIGILTAVITKVTIEITKDDGTVEVVNKIIKNGVRNTVNDMKDKVYDAASSVKDKFSNKEKEEDKNTYKYTVKFDDIDEEEKEYGRDNKEHKE
- the recO gene encoding DNA repair protein RecO — translated: MGDDFLAIFKTRAIIIKTQDIKESDKLVWLFTEKLGKISTIAKGSKKTRSPLFSTTLQFCYGDYVVYKGKSLYVINESSLIDSFQDLLNDLTDLTYASYFCELTDIAMDDGESSRELFRYLATSFYLIRSHAVDIETLARTFELKILKTTGYGLNFDYCALCRKKITSFEYLHLQYLGGICRECDKKNSMHISYPTCSALKYLSNISMENVYRVVLTKEVKEELYKVLTLIISQNYFRKPKSLNILRNLISFEKNKV
- the era gene encoding GTPase Era — encoded protein: MIKSGFITIVGRPNVGKSTLLNSIMGEKLSIVSCKPQTTRNSIQTILTRDDFQLIFVDTPGIHKPKHKLGNYMVKIAENSVKDVDLILFLITPDVEVGKGDRYILEQLKKENIPVFLVVNKIDENPQEKVAETLKNYSEIFDFAEIIPISALKQKNVKELVELMVKYMPEGPKYYPDDMITDKQEKFVVSEIIREKALRLLSKEVPHGIAVDILSMKKNSKGLYNIEATILCEKESHKGIIIGKKGTMLKKISTYAREDIEKFLDSKVYLEVWVKVKKEWRDSDRLLKELGYK
- a CDS encoding cytidine deaminase, encoding MDYKKLISEAVAAKKLAYAPYSKFKVGAAVLTGDGSLYTGCNIENASYGATNCAERTAIFKAISEGHGDLKAIAIVGSNKDYTYPCGICRQVISEFAQKDMEIILVKNENEYIVKKLEEILPYAFIKKHLENREKVYD
- a CDS encoding diacylglycerol kinase; the protein is MKVKKLLDSFNYAIEGIIYSVRTQRNMRIHMTVALLVLIICFFYDLSKSEILAIIITISMVITAELFNTAVEFAIDATTNYYHPLVKIAKNVAAGAVLITAANAIAVGYIVFGDKLEYINFIVMKKVKSTSPYTIFIILTVVCIATIGVKAVFGEGTPLKGGMPSGHSALAFSIATIIALITGQLAVVILSYLLAFIVAQSRVDSEAHSVMEVIYGGIFGTLITVFLFRIFG
- the ybeY gene encoding rRNA maturation RNase YbeY, which encodes MIFLDNRQDKIEVTEELEKIVTSSIECALKEEKVNLPCEISVVFVDNENIKNINRENRSIDKITDVLSFPMLEYPEGKVFKEVYLNHKFPEYDMNDGNLVLGDIVISLEKCEEQSKEFRHSFFRETCYLIVHSVLHLLGYDHIEHIDKKIMRQREEYILKKVKL
- a CDS encoding HD family phosphohydrolase, translated to MKKLSLKRFFLGKNINKIIVFIVSFIFIYSLLVTGLTAKRYNLKVGDIPKVDIKAPREVKDELSTETKLQQTIDSVPIQYNKNPEVKTSILNNLSGFFTKASQLKDSQLEDKDKLEKLKSEYSMNVTDDTYKAVIALDKDDMKKLQDFLQKTLSDIYDNSNISDNTQSDNQEDIKKAQENILLKVTTSDLSKDLRTLATDIGYSQISPNFFYDKEKTEELRKEAEKKVSYVMIKKDQSIVKEGEPVTEHQIQILKDLGLLNNSPYFQWHIYLSLAVLVVLVLLLQWIYIYKYHKKVFEDVKMIIMINMLNCIAILLSRIVVMISPFLMPITFIPMIMALLVNHRISLTLSVLNCVLINVALGFNLDITMLAIVNSVVGSIILKKMQQRNDILIASLYVFIINITLTFSMGFLLSSNILDVVQKGIYTGSASIVSGILVIGFLPLFESAFDIVTTIKLLELSNPNAPLLKRLLMEAPGTYHHSIMVGNLAEVVAEEVGGNSLLARVAAYYHDIGKIKRPYFFKENQLGKDNPHDKLTPNLSTLIIISHVKDGSEMAKEYKLPKIIKDIIEEHHGTSIVKYFYLTMKNSSKEIENINEEDFKYSGPIPKTKESGIIMLADGVEAAVRSINEPDEAKITQMIDNIFKDRLNEGQLDDCDLTLRDISRIKKAFLTVLIGIYHHRIEYPEDKFSKKHVAQLQKFNVLRQGGKK